Proteins co-encoded in one Ananas comosus cultivar F153 linkage group 15, ASM154086v1, whole genome shotgun sequence genomic window:
- the LOC109720876 gene encoding LOW QUALITY PROTEIN: microtubule-associated protein 70-4-like (The sequence of the model RefSeq protein was modified relative to this genomic sequence to represent the inferred CDS: substituted 1 base at 1 genomic stop codon), with the protein MGSLGGKDMLPSHSNPLALELNRLENXFAEKERELVLAYNEIKALKVTELLKDKAVVELSNELKKLDEKLGAAEKQLQDKNLEIKRLTNEKKEALAAQFAAEAALRRVHAGQKDEKTIPLEAIVAPLESEIKRYKNEVAMLQEDKKASERATKSKEAALIEAENILCGALERALIVEEVQNQNIELRRQIEICQEEKKFVEKTNRQRTVEVEKLTQTIRELEESILAGGAAANAVRDYQRQVSEMKEEKRILKRELARVGVSANRVASVAANEWKDDRDKVMPVKQWLEERRFFQAEIQRLRDKIAVAERTAKAESQLKEKLKMRLKALEEGLKNVSNLPATAAVDSEQVTIKRPNSHPRQTHASKVLQQPNSLSQGAERKRSTSQPRASVAAKVSNQPNSVSESVDSTRKSVNGYYLVRKNLWAQSRKFVDDTGKENKGRNINSSAHFGKNVPRPQQVKADAHTEIEPPSNGVSEEVINSRKLREEKGGLLSPKDGEIQVVQEKEDESVKTRSEAAATEKESPLSMMKENKRKSEVTNRAAKLDEAVQKYRT; encoded by the exons ATGGGTAGTTTGGGCGGGAAAGACATGCTTCCCAGCCATTCCAATCCTCTCGCACTCGAACTTAATCGATTGGA GAACTGATTCgcagaaaaggagagagaactCGTACTCGCGTATAATGAGATAAAGGCCTTGAAGGTGACAGAGCTTCTGAAAGATAAGGCCGTCGTCGAG CTAAGCAATGAACTGAAAAAACTGGATGAAAAGCTCGGAGCTGCCGAGAAACAACTTCAGGACAAG AATCTAGAAATAAAGAGGCTAACCAATGAGAAGAAAGAGGCATTGGCGGCGCAGTTCGCTGCCGAAGCGGCGTTGAGAAGAGTTCACGCGGGACAAAAGGATGAGAAAACAATTCCGCTCGAAGCTATTGTCGCACCTCTCGAGTCTGAGATCAAAAGATACAAGAACGAg GTTGCTATGCTCCAAGAGGATAAGAAGGCTTCGGAAAGGGCTACGAAGTCGAAAGAGGCAGCGCTGATTGAAGCAGAAAATATTTTATGCGGTGCTCTCGAACGGGCGCTTATTGTAGAGGAAGTGCAAAACCAGAATATTGAGCTGAGGCGGCAAATAGAGATTTGCCAG GAAGAAAAAAAGTTCGTAGAGAAAACGAATCGCCAAAGGACTGTGGAGGTCGAAAAGCTTACTCAAACTATTCGTGAACTCGAGGAATCCATTCTTGCTGGTGGCGCAGCTGCGAATGCTGTACGAGACTACCAGCGCCAAGTTTCTGAGATGAAA GAGGAGAAGAGGATTCTCAAGAGGGAATTAGCAAGAGTTGGAGTTTCAGCTAATCGCGTAGCATCGGTGGCGGCCAACGAGTGGAAGGACGATAGAGATAAAGTCATGCCTGTTAAACAATGGCTAGAAGAGAGAAGATTCTTCCAG GCAGAGATACAAAGGTTGAGAGATAAGATTGCTGTAGCTGAAAGAACAGCTAAGGCCGAATCACAACTTAAA GAGAAACTGAAAATGAGGTTGAAGGCATTAGAAGAAGGGTTGAAAAATGTATCGAATTTGCCAGCAACAGCAGCTGTTGATTCTGAGCAAGTGACGATAAAAAGGCCGAATTCTCACCCGAGGCAAACTCATGCTTCTAAAGTGCTGCAGCAGCCAAATTCTTTGTCCCAGGGCGCTGAGAGAAAAAGATCGACATCTCAGCCACGGGCTTCTGTCGCAGCAAAAGTATCAAATCAGCCTAATTCAGTATCGGAAAGTGTCGACAGTACCAGAAAGTCCGTTAACGGATACTATCTTGTTAGGAAGAACTTATGGGCTCAATCGAGGAAATTCGTCGACGATACTGGGAAGGAAAATAAAGGAAGAAATATCAACTCTAGTGCGCATTTCGGCAAAAATGTTCCCAGACCACAACAAGTTAAAGCTGATGCGCATACTGAGATTGAGCCACCAAGTAATGGTGTTTCAGAGGAGGTTATCAACTCGAGAAAATTACGTGAGGAAAAAGGAGGACTTCTTAGTCCCAAAGACGGCGAAATCCag GTGGTACAAGAAAAGGAAGATGAATCAGTGAAGACGAGGAGCGAAGCAGCGGCTACAGAAAAGGAATCACCACTTTCCATGATGAAGGAAAATAAACGAAAGAGCGAAGTTACAAACAG GGCTGCGAAACTCGACGAAGCCGTGCAGAAGTACAGAACTTGA
- the LOC109721508 gene encoding cysteine synthase 2 has protein sequence MLDLKLGLRLICKAEKTSSNKTPIPRSRAIEIYGGGERSXALSVALVSYQLLLSRSAKRPWRRPRGGNPRNRTKRKGLVEAIGNTPLIRINSLSDATGCEILGKAEFLNPGGSVKDRVAAKIIEEALETGELERGGVVTEGSAGSTAISLATVAPAYGCKCHVVIPDDVAVEKSQILEALGATVERVRPVSITHKDHYVNVARRRALEATELAAKQREANKTEANGSVHMNGHTPQGEQGNAISSADCRGGFFADQFENLANFRAHYEGTGPEIWEQSQGSLHAFVAAAGTGGTVAGVSQFLKEKNPKIKCFLIDPPGSGLFNKVTRGVMYTKEEAEGRRLKNPFDTVTEGIGINRVTKNFMMAELDGAYRGTDKEAVEMSRFLLRNDGLFVGSSSAMNCVGAVRVARALGPGHTIVTILCDSGMRHLSKFFNDQYLADHGLTPTATSLEFIHP, from the exons atgttagatCTAAAGCTAGGCTTG CGGTTGATATGCAAAGCGGAAAAAACCTCTTCAAACAAAACCCCAATCCCGAGATCGAGAGCGATCGAGATATATGGCGGCGGCGAACGCTCGNCGGCGCTCTCCGTCGCCCTCGTCTCGTACCAGCTCCTACTCAGCCGAAGCGCGAAGCGCCCATGGCGGAGACCCCGCGGAGGAAACCCTAGGAATCGCACGAAGAGGAAGGGCCTCGTCGAGGCCATCGGGAACACGCCGCTCATCAGAATCAACAGCCTCTCCGATGCCACGGGGTGCGAG ATTCTTGGGAAAGCCGAGTTTTTGAACCCTGGTGGGAGCGTGAAGGATCGGGTTGCGGCTAAAATCATTGAAGAG GCTTTAGAAACTGGAGAGCTCGAGCGGGGCGGGGTAGTTACCGAGGGAAGCGCCGGGAGCACTGCTATAAGCCTGGCCACTGTTGCTCCTGCATATGGATGCAAATGCCATGTTGTTATCCCGGACGACGTCGCCGTTGAGAag TCTCAAATACTGGAGGCCCTTGGAGCTACCGTAGAAAGAGTGCGGCCGGTTTCCATTACACACAAGGACCACTATGTTAACGTAGCAAGGAGGAGGGCGTTAGAGGCAACCGAGTTAGCGGCAAAGCAAAGGGAAGCGAACAAAACAGAAGCCAATGGTTCAGTACACATGAATGGTCATACGCCGCAAGGGGAACAGGGCAATGCCATCTCCTCTGCTGATTGTAGAGGAGGGTTTTTCGCTGATCAGTTTGAAAATTTAGCAAACTTTCGGGCCCACTATGAGGGGACTGGACCCGAAATATGGGAACAAAGTCAGGGTTCTTTGCATGCCTTTGTTGCTGCTGCTGGCACAGGTGGCACTGTCGCTGGAGTTTCTCAATTTCTCAag GAAAAGAATCCGAAGATCAAATGCTTCCTTATTGACCCGCCAGGGTCTGGTCTGTTCAATAAGGTGACAAGAGGAGTGATGTACACTAAGGAGGAGGCGGAAGGCCGAAGGCTGAAGAACCCTTTTGATACAGTTACAGAAGGGATCGGAATCAACAGAGTGACCAAGAATTTCATGATGGCAGAGTTGGATGGAGCTTACCGAGGCACTGATAAGGAAGCTGTCGAAATGTCCAG GTTTCTTCTGAGGAATGACGGCCTATTCGTCGGGAGCTCTTCAGCCATGAACTGTGTTGGAGCTGTACGAGTAGCACGAGCTTTAGGTCCAGGCCACACAATTGTGACAATCCTTTGCGACAGTGGGATGAGGCATCTTAGCAAGTTCTTCAATGATCAATATTTGGCTGACCATGGCTTGACCCCCACCGCAACCAGCCTCGAATTCATCCATCCTTGA